Within Pseudomonas sp. LBUM920, the genomic segment TCGAAACCACGAATGCGCAGGCTGTCGAAGCGCGTGTCGGCGCCGCTGCTTACGTTGGGAATGCCGCTTAACGCCTGGCCCAGATCGTTGGTGCCGTAGGCGCGCAGGGTTTCGGTTTTTACCGAATCGATGGCCTGCGGCACATAACGCACTGACGTGGCAGTGCGGGTGGCGGTGTGGGTCTCTTTGACGCGTGGGTCGTCTTCGTCAACTTCGGTGCTGATCGAGGTTTGCGGCAAAATCGTGGTGGCGCAGGCAAAACCAGCAGACAGCAGAGCAGAAAGCCCAAGGGTAATGGGCGTCAGGCGAGAGACTGGCATGGAGGAATCTATCCAAAAAAGTTCGGGAAGGAATGTGCGCGTTAATGGTAATGCTTTGCATTTGCGCGCGTTATGCATTCCCAAAAAAGTAGGCTTTGGAAAGTGTTACTCGATGTGTTTTTTTAGCGCCTAAAAGCGATTTTCTGGCTTTCACACAAGCGCTGTAGGCCGTTGCTTAGAATTATTTCGCCTAAATACAGACGATTCACGAAATTGACACATAGTTCAACGCGCGCATAGGATTGCGCCCAACGCCTGTGGCTAACCGCCATGACTTATCCAATAAAAAAAGGCCCGCGGCAGTTCAGTCGTCCGCGGGCTTTGTTTTTTCCGGAAAAAGTCGACACCAGAAAAGCGACACGGAGCCTGGTGTCACAGCGCGTACTCAACCAGTAATAAGGAATATAAGAAATGTTGAAGCAACGGATGGGTCTGATCGCTCTGGGGATTTTGAGCGCTACTCAGGCAATGGCAAACGACCAGGAGCAATCCAAGGGTTTTGTTGACGACAGCCACCTGAACATCGCAGCACGTAACGCCTACATCAGCCGTGACTACAAAAACGGCAAGCAAGACAAAGCCGAGTGGGGCCAGGGCTTCATCGGTAAATTTGAATCCGGCTTCACCCAAGGCACCGTCGGTGTGGGTGTTGACGTGATCGGCCAATACGCCATTCGCCTGGATGGTGGCCGAGGCCGCGCAGGCGCGGGCGGTATCGACTTCTTTAAAGAAGGCGCAGCCACCACGCGCGCGGATGGCACGACACGTAACGGCGCACCTGCCGACGATCTGTCCAAGGGCGGCGCAGCCGTCAAATTCCGGGTTTCCAACACTGTGCTGAAGTACGGTGATCAGTTCCCGGCAGTCCCTGTTCTGCAGTACGACAACTCCCGCCTGTTGTCGGAAACCTACACAGGTACCTCGATCGTTTCCAAAGAGATCGCCGGCCTGCAACTGGACGCTGGTCACTTCACCAAGGAAGCGCGCAAGAGCGCCGAAGGCACCGACAGCGGTCGCCTGAAAAGCATTGATTACATCGGTGGTAGCTACAAATTCACCGAAAGCCTGTCGGCCGCGCTGTACGCCTCCGACATGCAAGACGTGCTGAAGAAGCAATACGTCAACGTCAACTACGTACTGGCCCTGCCAGAGAAGCAATCGTTGACCTTTGACTTCAACGGCTACAAAACCAAGCTGGACAAGAGCTTCGCCCTTGAAAACCAAGGTGACGCCGACGCTCGCGACAACAAAATCTGGAGCCTGGGCGCTACTTGGGCTGTTGGCCCGCACAGCTTCACCGTTGCTCACCAGCGCAGCACCGGCGACACCGGTTATCTGTACGGCGGCTACCGCAACGCTGGCGGCATCGGCGATGGCGGCAACACCATCTTGCTGGCCAACTCCTACTGGTCCGACTTCAACGGTAAGGACGAGCGCTCCTGGCAAGCAGGCTACGGCCTGGACTTCAGCGCCTTCGGCGTGCCTGGCCTGACCTACAACATTGCTTACGTGCGCGGCACCAACATTGACGACGGCTCCAACCGCGGCAGTGGCACCGAGCGTGAAATCTTCAACCAGTTCAAATACGTCGTTCAGAGCGGCCCAGCCAAAGACCTGAGCCTGCGCGCTCGTGCGTCCTGGTTGCGCGTCTCCAGCAACGCCAGCAACTACAACGTAGGCGGTAACGAAATCCGTCTGTTCGCCGATTACCCGATCAACGTTTTCTAATTGATTTGGCGTCGCGCCTGATTTCAGGCGATCAAAAACCCCGACTGGTTCGGGGTTTTTTTATGCCTGCACTTCAGTCTTGGCGGTTTTGCAAAATTTTGCGGGCGAGCGAGGCATTCAGGTAGTTGAGCATCATCGCCAACCCTTCGTAAGGCTCGATTTTCTGGTTAGCGATGCACAGTTGGGCCATCTGCAGCAGCACTTGGCGTTTCTTCTTGTTGACCCGCGCTCCGGGTACGCCGAATGCGGTTTTACATCGCTCGGGTAATGGCGCTTCGGGCGTCAGTTCTACCGTGACCCAGACGCCGTGGGCAAACTGCAGCCTGACATCGGCAATGTGTTCGATGGGCAAGGGGTGTTTCAGGTTGGCGAACACAAAATGCTCCGGCGTCAGGCGCAGCGCGGTTTGCGGTGCGCGCTTGATGCGGCGGATGCCCATCCATAAAAAGATCAGCGCGATGCTGCCGATCGCCGCGCCGGCGCCCACGGCCGATAGCGGGGTGCCTTTGAATTTTTCCGGGGAAAGCCAGGGCCGACTCATGATGGCTAACCCCAGCAACACGAACGGCACTGCCAACACCGCCATCAGCGTGCCCCGCCACCGGCCGCCTTCATGCAGCGAGCATTCGCCTGTAGTGGACGTCACCATGCTTTCCAACAGCTCGGTTTGCGCAGTGTTTTCGGTCTCTGCCAGCGCATTCAGATCGCGCGAAAGTTGTACCCGCACGCTAAGCGGCGCACTGAAACACGCATCGATTTGCGCATTCGCAGCAGCTACATCCACTGCGCGCGTGGCGCTGTGCACGGCGTCTTCCACGTGCACTTGTAAAGCTTGCAAGCGTTCGCCATTTGATGGGTGAGAGTCGGTCGGGTGCGGTTGGTGAATGTCCAGCGCTTCGGGCGGCAGCTGCAAGGGTGTGTCGCGCAATGCGGTAAGCACCGCGCCCGGCAAGTCATCCTCTGTGGCTGTGTCACACAGAGTCAGCAACGCCTGCTCGATGTGGGCATGCAGCACCGAGATTCGCAACAACGCCGAGGCCGCCGCCGCATTCCCCACTAACCGGGCGCCGGCAGCATCTGCCAGCAACTCGCGTTCTCGGCTCCAGTGATTTACCGCGTGATCGAACCGCTGCATGAAAAACAGGCCGAACATGAACGAAGGGCGCATGAGCCAACCCTGGATCAGGTCGCTGGCCTGCATGGTTTCCAGCAGCGCCCGCAGGCTGCGGTCGACGCCGTCGTAGATCGGCAGAAAATGCAGGCTGTACTCGGTGTCTTCACCCACAAAGTGCGCCAGTTCGTGGCCGATCACCGCGCCGATTTCTTCACGGCTCAGCAGGCCCAGGTGCAGCAGCGGCACATGCAAGGTGCGCCCGCTCAATCGCGTTTCGGCGGGCATTACGCTGGCTTCGCTGGAGGTCACGTAAAAGCCCTGGGCCAGGCTCACCACAATATGATCCGGCGCCAATGCACCCAGTTGGCCGGCCAGTTCGCGCACATGGCGCCATAACTCGGGTGCCTGCTGGGGTGTAACGGCCTGCCCGAACATTTGCAGCGGTTCGGGCTTGAACATCCCCAGCATGTAGCGCAGTTGTTTAAGCAGCGACCAGATTGAATACACACTGAAAGCGGCCAACACGCCCAGTGTCGCCATCAACTTGACTTCGCCGCTGCCCAGGCGTCCCACATGCCACATCGCCAGGCCTTCGTAAATCAGCACCAACGCCAACGTCGCGGCCATTGCCACCACGTGGCTCACCAGCCCAAAAGGCAACAGCCGACTGCCCAGGGAGAACACCTGCAGCAATTTCTCCCGCGACTGCTGCGCGCGTTGACCTGCCCACTGAGTGCCGGCCAGCGCAGCTAGGCCGATGCACGCCGCGAGCAACCCCAGGCCGATCACCCACGGTGCCAGCTCGCGCAGGGCGCGGTTTAGGCGATGAGCAGTCGGCAGCTCGGCTTCAACGTTATCCAGGCGCGAGAGCGCCAGTTGCACGCTGATTTTCTCTTTGCCCAGGTCGACCAACGCCGCTGGATCTTGCGCCGCCAGCGCCTGCAACTGCTGTTTAGCGGCGTTCACCTTGGCGCTGTAGACGATGATGCTGGTGGATGCCTCGGCAGCACGTTCGCGCTCCCAGACACCGAGGGCGGCGAGCAATAGCGGGAAAATGACGAGCAGACAGATCAGTTTCAGGGCGTTCATGGAAGTCCGGTCCCAGCGCAGAGCTGTCGGTTATACCGAAAAAAACGCCAGGCGCGATACTTGAAGGTATTACCTAATACATCCGTTACACCGCGTCACTAATGAAGTACTCCAGCCCATCTTTATCCCCACCAGGCGCACGCCTAAATTAGCCCTGCCCGCCCATCACCCCGATGGCCGGCCACTGGAGCCACTGCCATGCCCTTTGTCAGCCTGCGCGTTACCCGTGACGGCGTTACCCCGGAGCAAAAAGCCCAGGTCATTGCCGAATTCACTGAAACCCTCGAACGCGTGCTCAACAAACGCCCCGACTTGACCCACATCGTCATCGAAGAAGTCGATACCGATAACTGGGGCTACGCCGGCGTCACCACCACTCAATACCGTAAACAGCTCGCGGAAAATCCGTCATGAGCACGCCCGTCACCATCGACTTCATCTCCGATGTGGTCTGCCCGTGGTGCGCCCTGGGCGCTACTGCGTTAGAGCAAGCCATCGCCAACCTGGCGGGCGAAGTTAAGGTTGAACTGACCTTTAAACCCTTCGAACTCAACCCTGACATGCCGGCCGAGGGTGAAAACGCCGTCGCCCACCTGATGCGCAAATACGGGCGCAGCGCTGAAGACGTCGCCAGCGGCAAAAGGATGTTGATGGAGCGCGGCGATGCCATCGGTTTCACCTTTGACCTGGAAAAACGCAGCCACTTCTACAACACCTTCGATGCGCATCGGCTGCTGCTGTGGGCGTTGCCGCAAGGGCGGCAGATCGTGTTGAAAAAGATGCTGTTGCGCGGTTTTTTCACCGACGGCCAGAACCTCAGCGATCACGAAACCCTCGCACGTTTAGCCGCCGAGGCCGGGCTGG encodes:
- a CDS encoding OprD family porin; translated protein: MLKQRMGLIALGILSATQAMANDQEQSKGFVDDSHLNIAARNAYISRDYKNGKQDKAEWGQGFIGKFESGFTQGTVGVGVDVIGQYAIRLDGGRGRAGAGGIDFFKEGAATTRADGTTRNGAPADDLSKGGAAVKFRVSNTVLKYGDQFPAVPVLQYDNSRLLSETYTGTSIVSKEIAGLQLDAGHFTKEARKSAEGTDSGRLKSIDYIGGSYKFTESLSAALYASDMQDVLKKQYVNVNYVLALPEKQSLTFDFNGYKTKLDKSFALENQGDADARDNKIWSLGATWAVGPHSFTVAHQRSTGDTGYLYGGYRNAGGIGDGGNTILLANSYWSDFNGKDERSWQAGYGLDFSAFGVPGLTYNIAYVRGTNIDDGSNRGSGTEREIFNQFKYVVQSGPAKDLSLRARASWLRVSSNASNYNVGGNEIRLFADYPINVF
- a CDS encoding M48 family metallopeptidase, producing MNALKLICLLVIFPLLLAALGVWERERAAEASTSIIVYSAKVNAAKQQLQALAAQDPAALVDLGKEKISVQLALSRLDNVEAELPTAHRLNRALRELAPWVIGLGLLAACIGLAALAGTQWAGQRAQQSREKLLQVFSLGSRLLPFGLVSHVVAMAATLALVLIYEGLAMWHVGRLGSGEVKLMATLGVLAAFSVYSIWSLLKQLRYMLGMFKPEPLQMFGQAVTPQQAPELWRHVRELAGQLGALAPDHIVVSLAQGFYVTSSEASVMPAETRLSGRTLHVPLLHLGLLSREEIGAVIGHELAHFVGEDTEYSLHFLPIYDGVDRSLRALLETMQASDLIQGWLMRPSFMFGLFFMQRFDHAVNHWSRERELLADAAGARLVGNAAAASALLRISVLHAHIEQALLTLCDTATEDDLPGAVLTALRDTPLQLPPEALDIHQPHPTDSHPSNGERLQALQVHVEDAVHSATRAVDVAAANAQIDACFSAPLSVRVQLSRDLNALAETENTAQTELLESMVTSTTGECSLHEGGRWRGTLMAVLAVPFVLLGLAIMSRPWLSPEKFKGTPLSAVGAGAAIGSIALIFLWMGIRRIKRAPQTALRLTPEHFVFANLKHPLPIEHIADVRLQFAHGVWVTVELTPEAPLPERCKTAFGVPGARVNKKKRQVLLQMAQLCIANQKIEPYEGLAMMLNYLNASLARKILQNRQD
- a CDS encoding 4-oxalocrotonate tautomerase family protein, whose amino-acid sequence is MPFVSLRVTRDGVTPEQKAQVIAEFTETLERVLNKRPDLTHIVIEEVDTDNWGYAGVTTTQYRKQLAENPS
- a CDS encoding DsbA family oxidoreductase, encoding MSTPVTIDFISDVVCPWCALGATALEQAIANLAGEVKVELTFKPFELNPDMPAEGENAVAHLMRKYGRSAEDVASGKRMLMERGDAIGFTFDLEKRSHFYNTFDAHRLLLWALPQGRQIVLKKMLLRGFFTDGQNLSDHETLARLAAEAGLDIEDARRVLASADCANEVRELEAFYRERGINAVPAMVLNGRQLVCGSQSVSYYEQMLREMSAVAA